The Elusimicrobiota bacterium genome has a segment encoding these proteins:
- a CDS encoding glycosyltransferase family 39 protein, whose product MKQNKTNITKIEPNELNPIIPVWMIGVIFSIWAWIVLSKYYSAGFVGIFWPFNSSEELFYFKSFLIRFKEHFINIFWAVLIFISACGAGTIVLEAILRIKFFEKENGNNNLKYNISGNEKLMFSTVLGLGIFSLLGFFLGIFGFYFKTVFLTITAIFSFFGFSAIYKNFEMTRKRFLLREKLALFLVCVIAFFNLLGALTPELFYDSQFYQLGVLVHWLKEHKMLTTNFIPASYFPFNINMLYLMGLSINNEITAKLIHYSCGLLIVYAVYIFSEKYFNRTTAVFSALIFYSIPQVATVSWKTAIELGIGIFEFGAVFALVNYIVSKKKQWFIISAIFCGFSMGSKYTGIVFCYFALIGTLIIQGVMAKENSFKIFKSVFFFSLIAMITCLPWYLRNFIYSGNPVFPFFWEKIGYEKIHLTKSLFLDPPRPEFNFLNYFLFLWPLTMGKLQQETVLGPVFLVFAVFLFMYRKIDLEIKILFGYLFISFIFWVLLGRFYLRYFIPTLPVVSVIFAYYIANHKNAKFAKNGIYVLLIIITLGNISFSNYLLWATQDPLRYLIGQQSKKEYLSTQRTSYPCPYYQTLEYANRKLNPKAKLLFLGETRGLYCERQFITSGAGDFNPMVEWVSQCKNGKDLYDKIISNGITHILLNVPETMRLKNYETFYWDAKSFTVFCEFWSKYVKEIYKDIADISVPYKEIYSIKKQQPQWWAQYSSNPNNYVYLYEIMSEKEASKPHSIPQNFFLEKELYSSNRWEILENFILKERK is encoded by the coding sequence ATGAAGCAAAATAAAACGAATATAACTAAAATAGAACCAAATGAACTGAATCCCATTATTCCTGTTTGGATGATAGGAGTAATATTTAGTATATGGGCTTGGATTGTCTTATCAAAATACTATAGCGCGGGTTTTGTAGGCATTTTTTGGCCTTTCAACTCAAGTGAAGAATTATTTTATTTTAAGTCTTTTCTGATTCGCTTCAAAGAACACTTCATTAATATTTTTTGGGCCGTATTAATTTTTATTTCGGCTTGTGGTGCCGGGACAATTGTCCTGGAAGCTATTTTGAGAATTAAATTCTTTGAAAAAGAAAATGGAAACAATAATCTAAAATATAATATTTCTGGCAATGAAAAACTGATGTTTTCAACGGTGTTAGGTTTAGGGATATTTTCATTATTGGGTTTTTTTCTTGGGATCTTTGGGTTTTATTTCAAAACTGTATTTTTGACTATAACTGCAATATTTTCTTTTTTTGGTTTTTCTGCGATTTACAAGAATTTTGAGATGACCAGAAAAAGATTTTTACTAAGAGAAAAATTAGCTTTATTTTTAGTATGTGTTATTGCGTTTTTTAACCTGTTGGGTGCTTTGACACCTGAGCTCTTTTACGATTCACAATTTTATCAACTCGGTGTTCTAGTGCACTGGCTTAAAGAACACAAAATGCTTACGACAAATTTTATTCCTGCCTCTTATTTTCCTTTTAATATAAATATGCTTTATCTTATGGGGCTTTCGATAAATAATGAAATAACCGCAAAACTTATTCATTATTCCTGCGGATTATTGATTGTTTATGCGGTCTATATTTTCTCGGAAAAATATTTTAATCGTACGACTGCGGTTTTTTCTGCATTGATCTTTTATTCCATCCCTCAGGTTGCGACTGTTTCATGGAAGACGGCTATCGAGCTTGGGATTGGTATTTTCGAGTTCGGTGCGGTTTTTGCTCTCGTGAATTATATTGTTTCAAAAAAGAAGCAGTGGTTTATAATAAGCGCTATTTTCTGCGGATTTTCTATGGGAAGTAAATATACCGGTATTGTTTTTTGTTATTTTGCGCTTATCGGAACATTGATTATTCAGGGAGTTATGGCAAAGGAAAATAGTTTTAAAATATTTAAGTCGGTTTTCTTTTTCTCTTTAATTGCTATGATAACGTGCCTGCCATGGTATCTTAGGAATTTTATTTATTCGGGAAATCCTGTCTTTCCTTTTTTTTGGGAAAAAATAGGATATGAAAAAATTCATTTAACAAAGTCTCTTTTCTTAGATCCACCTCGGCCAGAATTTAATTTTTTAAATTATTTTCTTTTTCTTTGGCCTTTAACAATGGGAAAATTGCAGCAAGAAACAGTTCTAGGCCCCGTTTTCTTAGTGTTTGCGGTGTTTTTGTTTATGTATCGTAAAATAGATTTAGAAATTAAGATCTTATTTGGTTATTTGTTTATATCGTTTATTTTTTGGGTATTGCTGGGCAGGTTTTATCTCAGATATTTCATTCCAACTCTGCCGGTCGTCAGCGTTATTTTCGCATATTATATAGCTAATCACAAAAATGCAAAATTTGCAAAAAATGGAATTTATGTTTTGTTAATTATTATTACGCTCGGGAATATCTCATTCTCGAATTATTTATTATGGGCAACACAGGATCCGCTCCGATATTTGATTGGTCAGCAGTCAAAAAAGGAATATCTTTCAACACAAAGGACCAGTTATCCATGCCCTTATTATCAAACGCTTGAATATGCAAATAGAAAGTTAAATCCAAAAGCAAAACTTCTGTTTCTCGGAGAAACAAGAGGACTTTATTGCGAAAGACAATTCATAACAAGCGGGGCGGGTGATTTTAATCCAATGGTTGAATGGGTAAGCCAATGTAAAAATGGCAAAGATCTTTACGATAAAATAATATCCAATGGAATAACTCATATTCTTCTGAATGTTCCCGAAACTATGAGGTTGAAAAACTATGAAACTTTTTATTGGGACGCGAAGTCTTTTACAGTGTTTTGCGAATTTTGGTCAAAGTATGTTAAAGAAATTTATAAAGATATTGCGGATATTTCCGTTCCCTATAAAGAAATATACTCAATTAAAAAACAACAGCCTCAATGGTGGGCTCAGTATAGCTCAAATCCCAATAACTATGTTTATCTCTACGAAATTATGAGTGAAAAAGAAGCTTCTAAGCCCCATAGTATTCCTCAAAATTTCTTTTTAGAAAAAGAGCTCTATTCAAGTAATCGCTGGGAAATATTAGAAAATTTTATTTTAAAAGAGAGAAAATGA
- a CDS encoding radical SAM protein translates to MKILFIFPPKKTHAIESAGFYKKLDKESGLYPPLGILYVASYLKKYSEHCVEIIDAPAENYDFQDIEKEIIKRKPDVVGIYFCTDYLLDSFKTAAIVKRVNSKIAVIAGGPHIYIYPQETISNPNVDYCIYGEGEIVLTNLIEALFSCKSPEKIEGVISKNNTAKKQELQKTENLDKLPFPDRKLLPYTKYKSFITYSNPITTMMTSRGCAYNCHFCTNIERGQRVRMRSPRNVVDEIEEILRIGIRDILFFDENFTYNMERVRLICEEIINRKIKIRWHCRSRADMKFEKEVLKKMKDAGCRMVQLGIETGTQNLQERINKKLNLEKVKQLVKDLKNSGILSYGNFIIGFPGESKKEMLQTITFAMEAGFDYAPFSIFNPLPISYFYTSALQKGIIKDDYWMKYAKNPEKQVIHSWWPEQDFQMLQEISAQAFRMFYFRIGQILKLFFLKQSIRQKWWQLKSAVKLFVIPKVIKASKKI, encoded by the coding sequence ATGAAAATATTATTCATATTTCCTCCCAAAAAAACGCATGCAATAGAATCGGCCGGATTTTACAAGAAACTGGATAAAGAATCAGGTCTATATCCCCCTTTGGGGATTCTATATGTAGCAAGTTATCTTAAGAAATATTCAGAACATTGCGTTGAGATAATTGATGCTCCAGCGGAGAATTACGATTTCCAAGATATTGAGAAAGAAATAATAAAAAGAAAACCTGATGTAGTGGGAATATATTTTTGCACAGATTATCTTTTGGATTCATTCAAGACAGCAGCTATTGTCAAGAGAGTAAATTCCAAAATAGCAGTAATTGCGGGAGGTCCGCACATTTACATATATCCTCAAGAAACGATTTCAAATCCGAATGTGGATTATTGCATTTATGGAGAAGGGGAAATAGTCTTAACAAATTTAATCGAGGCTCTCTTTTCATGTAAAAGTCCTGAGAAAATCGAGGGGGTTATTTCAAAAAATAATACAGCTAAGAAACAGGAACTTCAAAAAACTGAGAATTTAGACAAATTACCTTTCCCGGATAGAAAGCTTCTTCCGTATACAAAGTACAAAAGTTTTATAACTTATTCAAATCCTATTACTACTATGATGACTTCGCGAGGCTGCGCTTATAATTGTCATTTTTGTACAAATATTGAACGCGGCCAAAGAGTTCGCATGCGCTCCCCCAGAAATGTAGTCGATGAAATTGAAGAAATACTAAGGATTGGGATAAGAGATATTTTGTTTTTTGATGAGAATTTTACGTATAATATGGAAAGAGTGCGGTTAATTTGCGAAGAAATAATAAATCGCAAAATAAAAATAAGATGGCATTGTAGAAGCAGGGCCGATATGAAGTTTGAAAAGGAAGTATTGAAGAAAATGAAAGATGCTGGATGCCGCATGGTACAGCTTGGTATTGAAACCGGCACGCAGAACCTTCAGGAAAGAATAAATAAAAAGCTTAATCTTGAAAAAGTAAAACAGCTTGTTAAGGATTTAAAAAATTCAGGAATACTATCTTATGGGAATTTCATTATTGGATTTCCTGGCGAATCAAAAAAAGAAATGCTGCAAACAATTACATTTGCCATGGAAGCTGGGTTCGACTACGCACCTTTTAGTATTTTTAACCCTCTACCTATAAGTTATTTTTATACATCGGCGCTTCAAAAAGGAATTATAAAGGATGATTACTGGATGAAATATGCTAAAAATCCTGAGAAGCAGGTAATTCATAGTTGGTGGCCTGAACAAGATTTTCAAATGCTTCAAGAAATTAGTGCCCAAGCTTTTCGAATGTTTTATTTCAGAATAGGGCAGATTTTGAAATTATTTTTCTTAAAACAGTCAATAAGACAGAAATGGTGGCAATTAAAATCTGCAGTTAAACTGTTTGTTATCCCTAAAGTGATTAAGGCCTCAAAAAAAATATGA
- a CDS encoding radical SAM protein translates to MAFRRLKLLGLIKSRLKALIYLLKTRGLKSAYNFIWVHIFTRDSGLALMDPIIRKFPILAPYPEQIEVEITTKCHLKCTMCEHTYWNEQPKDMSLDEFKKIIDQFPKLKWLGITGIGSNFLNKDFIQILSYVKRKSVYVEFFDTFDLINEINAEELIKVGVDKIWMSIDAANKETYNAIRIGTDFDKVVRNVKTLMKIKKKYKSPFPEIFFHFIINNSNFNELPDFIRLVHSIVNSGYNLATLIYFSSILQFKEIEYMKTTLPEKIKTETEKCAKDLNIFVGWNQNIKQTRCVKDCTRWTEPFILATGHVQPCCAINEANTRQYQKDNSLGNLLYTDFRKIWKNEFNDLINSIHNNKFPDICRHCRNFVQK, encoded by the coding sequence TTTCATTTGGGTTCATATATTTACCAGAGACAGCGGATTGGCTTTAATGGATCCCATTATCAGAAAATTTCCGATTTTAGCTCCATACCCAGAACAAATAGAAGTTGAAATTACAACTAAGTGCCACCTTAAATGTACTATGTGCGAGCATACTTATTGGAATGAGCAGCCAAAGGATATGTCTTTGGATGAATTCAAGAAAATAATTGATCAATTTCCAAAGCTAAAGTGGCTTGGAATAACCGGAATAGGGTCTAATTTTCTTAACAAAGACTTTATCCAGATATTGAGCTATGTAAAAAGAAAATCCGTCTATGTCGAATTTTTTGATACATTTGATTTAATAAATGAAATAAATGCCGAAGAGCTAATTAAAGTAGGTGTAGATAAAATTTGGATGTCTATCGATGCTGCTAATAAAGAAACATATAATGCAATCCGAATAGGAACAGATTTTGATAAAGTTGTAAGGAATGTAAAAACTCTTATGAAGATAAAAAAGAAATACAAGTCGCCTTTTCCAGAGATCTTTTTTCACTTCATAATAAACAACTCCAATTTTAATGAACTTCCTGACTTTATAAGGCTGGTGCATTCTATAGTTAATAGTGGATATAACTTAGCAACGTTGATTTATTTTAGTAGCATTCTGCAGTTTAAAGAAATAGAATACATGAAAACTACTTTGCCTGAAAAAATTAAAACAGAAACTGAAAAATGCGCAAAAGATTTAAACATTTTTGTTGGATGGAACCAAAATATTAAACAAACCCGATGCGTTAAAGACTGCACTCGTTGGACGGAACCTTTTATACTTGCTACGGGACATGTTCAGCCATGTTGCGCTATAAATGAAGCAAATACCAGACAGTACCAGAAAGATAATAGCTTGGGAAATTTACTATATACCGATTTCAGGAAAATATGGAAGAATGAATTTAATGATCTAATAAATAGTATTCATAACAACAAATTTCCAGATATCTGCAGACATTGCAGAAATTTTGTTCAGAAATAA